Below is a window of Enterococcus gilvus ATCC BAA-350 DNA.
CTATCTATGGTTTATATCAGTCATAAAATCGAGGTAGAATAATAACACACACACACACTTTTAGGAGGAAAATTATTATGAACTTTATCGGTGCAGGAATCGCAATCATGGGAGCCGCAATTGGGGCTGGTTATGGTAACGGACAAGTAATCTCAAAGGCAATTGAATCAATGGCGCGTCAACCAGAAATGTCAGGTCAAATTCGTTCTACAATGTTCATCGGTGTTGGTTTGATCGAAGCTGTGCCAATTCTGGGTGTCGTATTAGCTATGTTGATGGTTTTCCAATAATAATCGACGCTTTTTTGTTGAGTCTCATCATAGAGATGAGCGCAGATCCCAGTTGAGGATTCTGTAATGGAGAAGAACAGAAAGGAAGACCGAGTATGCTGAATCTAGTTATTGCTGAGGCTGTCAATACAACACTCGGTAATTTAATCGTCGTTACGCTATCATTCGTGATTCTAATGGCGCTATTAAAACATTTCGCATGGGGTGCCGTTCAAGACATCCTTAAAAAACGCGAAGACAAGATCGCCAATGATCTAGATTCTGCCGAAAACTCTCGGATTAAAGCAACTGAGCTGGAAAAAGAACGTGAAACTCAGTTGGCAAGTTCCCGTAGTGATGCGGCAGATATTATTAAAAATGCGAAAGAGAGTGGCGAATTAAGCCGCCAAAACATCATTAAGGATACAAAAGAAGAAGTCACGCGTCTGAAAGATCGCGCGCAATCGGAAATCAAAGACGAACGTGAAAATGCGTTGACTTCTGTTAAAGATGATGTGGCAACACTTTCTCTACAAATCGCAGAAAAAATCTTGAGTAAAGAGCTGTCACAAGAAGCTCATCAAGATTTGATCAACAACTATATGGACAAGTTGGGTAACACGAAACATGAAGCTTGATAAATACACTGTTGGTAAACGGTACGGTAAGGCTTTATTTGAACTGGCGATCGAAGATAAAGCTGTGGACGCTGTTTATCAAGAGCTGCTGACTGTCCGAGCAATCTGTAAAGAAATTCCTGATCTAGGAAATATTTTAACGGATGTTCGCTTAGAAGGCGCCGAGAAAAAAGCAATTATGGATGCTTTTACTGGCGGCTTTGATGGGATCGTCAAAAATTTTCTATTAGTTGTTTTTGAATACAATCGCAGCGACGATCTTCCATTCATGATTGATGAATTTGAACGTCGTTACGATGAATTAAATAAAATCGCACACGGAACAGTCACAACAGCTGTTCCGCTCTCTGAAGATAAGAAACAAGAGCTTGAAGCGAAAGTCGCTGATGTTTTTGGCTACCAGAAGGCCACGTTAACCCCGTTTGTTGATGAATCAATTCTCGGCGGTGTCATTGTTGAAGCCGATCATCAAGTGATCGACGGCAGCCTCGCCAGCCAATTAAATGGTCTACGAGCAGCACTTAGTAAAAAGTAGAGAAGAAGAGGTGAAATGAATGGCCATCAAAGCAGAAGAAATCAGTGCTTTAATCAAAGAACAGATTCAAAATTATGATA
It encodes the following:
- the atpE gene encoding ATP synthase F0 subunit C; amino-acid sequence: MNFIGAGIAIMGAAIGAGYGNGQVISKAIESMARQPEMSGQIRSTMFIGVGLIEAVPILGVVLAMLMVFQ
- the atpF gene encoding F0F1 ATP synthase subunit B, yielding MLNLVIAEAVNTTLGNLIVVTLSFVILMALLKHFAWGAVQDILKKREDKIANDLDSAENSRIKATELEKERETQLASSRSDAADIIKNAKESGELSRQNIIKDTKEEVTRLKDRAQSEIKDERENALTSVKDDVATLSLQIAEKILSKELSQEAHQDLINNYMDKLGNTKHEA
- the atpH gene encoding ATP synthase F1 subunit delta translates to MKLDKYTVGKRYGKALFELAIEDKAVDAVYQELLTVRAICKEIPDLGNILTDVRLEGAEKKAIMDAFTGGFDGIVKNFLLVVFEYNRSDDLPFMIDEFERRYDELNKIAHGTVTTAVPLSEDKKQELEAKVADVFGYQKATLTPFVDESILGGVIVEADHQVIDGSLASQLNGLRAALSKK